A section of the Luteolibacter rhizosphaerae genome encodes:
- a CDS encoding potassium channel family protein, translating to MKSLVAVVTAFLEIRSSRKNLKALMRLLVILALMIALYSVLFHVIMEREGQEHSWLTGLYWTLTVMTTLGFGDITFASDLGRMFSVVVMMTGVVFLLVILPFTFIEFFYAPWMRAQESARTPRELPAEIRRHVIFTCHDAITQALVPMLERYGHPYVILTPQVAEALELYEQGAKVAVGPLDDPQTYERMRIARAGLLVATRSDVLNTNITFTARELNETVPIVASASTDAARDVLELAGATLVLRMEQMMGQALARRVIGKDSAAHVIGRSNELVIAEANAAGTELEGKTILGSAIRERTGLSVIGVWDHGRLASVDPHTMIERDTLLVLAGSEEQIATYDELFGRGNAERSHVVIIGGGRVGRIASRALQEAGFSPVIIEKLPERVIEHPEAIIGDATHMETLKAARAREAATLIVTSHDDDLNISLTIYFRRLRPNVQIIARCTSERNVSTLHRAGANLVLSSASMGANTIFNLLRENDHLLLAEGVSLFPTPVPHSMAGRRLADCAVRSQTGCTVIAVETEEGWILNPGPGEVLPEGGTLLLIGTLEAEEKFLREFKPDLADRALRRHWRRCREE from the coding sequence ATGAAGTCGCTTGTTGCCGTTGTTACCGCGTTTTTGGAGATCCGGAGTAGCCGGAAGAATCTGAAGGCGCTGATGCGGCTGCTGGTGATTCTGGCGCTGATGATCGCGCTCTACAGCGTGCTGTTCCATGTGATCATGGAGCGGGAGGGGCAGGAGCACAGTTGGCTGACGGGGCTGTACTGGACGCTGACGGTGATGACGACGCTGGGGTTCGGGGATATCACCTTCGCGAGCGATCTGGGGCGGATGTTCTCGGTGGTGGTGATGATGACGGGGGTGGTGTTCCTGCTGGTGATCCTGCCCTTCACGTTCATCGAGTTTTTCTATGCGCCGTGGATGCGGGCGCAGGAGTCGGCGCGGACGCCGCGGGAGCTGCCGGCGGAGATCCGGCGGCATGTGATCTTCACCTGCCATGATGCGATCACGCAGGCGCTGGTGCCTATGCTGGAGCGCTACGGGCACCCGTATGTGATCCTGACGCCGCAGGTGGCGGAGGCACTGGAGCTGTACGAGCAGGGGGCGAAGGTGGCGGTGGGGCCGCTGGATGATCCGCAGACCTACGAGCGGATGCGGATCGCGCGGGCGGGGTTGCTGGTGGCGACGCGCTCCGACGTGCTGAACACGAACATCACCTTCACGGCGCGGGAGCTGAACGAGACGGTGCCGATCGTGGCCTCCGCCTCGACGGATGCGGCGCGGGACGTGCTGGAACTGGCGGGGGCGACGCTGGTGCTGCGGATGGAGCAGATGATGGGGCAGGCGCTGGCACGCCGGGTGATCGGGAAGGATTCCGCGGCGCATGTGATCGGGCGCTCGAATGAACTGGTGATTGCGGAGGCGAACGCGGCGGGGACGGAGCTGGAAGGCAAGACGATTCTGGGCTCCGCGATCCGCGAGCGTACGGGGCTGAGCGTGATCGGGGTATGGGACCACGGGCGGCTGGCCTCGGTGGATCCGCACACGATGATCGAGCGCGACACGCTGCTGGTGCTGGCGGGGAGCGAGGAGCAGATCGCGACCTATGACGAACTCTTCGGGCGCGGGAACGCGGAGCGCTCGCACGTGGTGATCATCGGGGGTGGACGAGTGGGCCGGATCGCGAGCCGGGCGCTGCAGGAGGCGGGCTTCAGCCCGGTGATCATCGAGAAGCTGCCAGAGCGGGTGATCGAGCATCCGGAAGCGATCATCGGGGATGCGACGCACATGGAGACGCTGAAGGCAGCGCGGGCGCGTGAGGCGGCGACGCTGATCGTGACCTCCCATGACGATGACCTGAACATCTCGCTGACGATCTACTTCCGGCGGCTGCGACCGAACGTGCAGATCATCGCGCGCTGCACCTCGGAGCGGAACGTGAGCACGCTGCACCGGGCGGGTGCGAATCTGGTGCTGTCCTCCGCGTCGATGGGGGCGAACACGATTTTCAACCTGCTGCGCGAGAACGATCACCTGCTGCTGGCGGAGGGGGTGAGCCTGTTCCCCACGCCGGTGCCGCACAGCATGGCGGGGCGGCGTCTGGCGGATTGCGCGGTGCGGAGCCAGACGGGCTGTACGGTGATCGCGGTCGAGACGGAGGAGGGGTGGATCCTGAATCCGGGACCCGGCGAGGTGTTGCCGGAGGGCGGGACCTTGTTGCTGATCGGGACGCTGGAGGCGGAGGAGAAGTTCCTGCGGGAGTTCAAGCCGGACCTCGCCGACCGGGCGCTGCGGAGGCACTGGAGAAGGTGCCGGGAGGAGTGA